The DNA sequence aaaataataaattttgataatcctCTAGTATTactcatttttaaaagaaaaaatattaaaaagagccaacatttttagtgtaaaaaaaaaaagtggagaATTGATTAGTATTTGATTTAAatgtaagataaaaaataaaaaatattaattatataatatttttcttttgaaaaggccaaaaattaatttatgaatattttggtaaaattaatttgttaatcATCCATTCATAACAAAATCAATGACAAAGCAAGACGTGAATGAGGTGCATACCAAAGAGGTGGCTTTGATGACAGTGTCAAGATCATAACCATCAAGATCAGCGCCATTATGAAGGACAGAAAGCAAGACGTCAATGAAGTCTTGTTCTGTTTCGGCCTCACTCTGATCATCATCACCGCACTCTCTTCTTCTCCGATGATCTTTCAACCACTCACAAATGATCTCGTCCATCTCCTTAGCAGtcttcttcatctccttcacTTGGCCACCAAAATCAAGCCATCCAAGAAAAGGAATGGCGTCCCCAATCACGTGCACACCCGTCAGACGAAAGAACTCCCTGAACGCCCTCCTGATCCTCCCTACTTCTCGCCACTCATCTTCGCTTCTCGCCGTGTATCGCTTCCCCGCAACCATCCTGAGAACCGTGTTCAGGTTCAAATCCCCCAACCACCTCTTCATCTCCACCACATCACTTTTATCGACGCATTTTCTGTAAATCTCCTTCACCGATGTCTCCACCTCTGAATCCCTAATACCCCGAAGCATCTCGAACCGGTGAGCGGAGAGTAACTCTGAAGCGACTATCTTGCGAATCTCGCGCCAAAACTTACCGTAAGGAGCGAACGCGAAATTGACATAATCGTATGTAAGAATCTTTGCGGCGGTGAACTTGGGACGAGAGGAGACGATGGCATCCAGGGTTGTGAAACACTCCTTGGCTAACTCCCAAGAGCTCACAACCACGGCAGTGTGAACACCGATTCTGATGCTGAATATGGGTCCGTACAAGTCTGCTAAGTCTCCAAATTTTTCGTATGGTAGCTGGCCTGAACCGCCTAGGAGGTGAAGATGACCTATCAACGGCCACCGACCTGCGGCCATGGGTGGCTTCTTTCGGTGACCATCAAGTGGTGGTAGTGCTGCCCTCTTGGCCAAGTACAAGCAGTACGAAATGATTAGTGTGCCAGCCACTCCGGCTATTATGGTGTCAAGATACAGGAGCATGTTGAGAACTATTGTTTACGTTTACCGGGCCAATTAAAAATATGATACTGAAATGTTAAACTAAAAATAGCACATGCTAAAAAGAGGGACCCTTTTCGAATGTGGTTTGTTGTTGGACCCTTTATAGAAAGGATTATAGCACAAGTCATGCACATGAAAAAAAGACAAACTTCAtcaatctaattatctaaaacttTATCGGTAAGACGGTAACGCAGCTAGGCATGCCTACCTTTGCACAGAGACATGATACATAAGGAGTCCGTCCATCGTGGACAATTTTTGTTCTTACACGTTGCAGAAGGTTCCCTTGATATATTATGCAGAAGCTGTTCACATATACCATTGTATTTTTATGGAACACTAATATTTCAATATTTATGATCACTcagatttaaattaaataattctttAGGAGATATATAGGGGCCATGACATGTGGAAGTTCATAGCATTACAAGAAAAATATTCATTCAGCCacatttttttaagctacatttgaaaagtgtagcctattcaTATTCTATGAATAGGTTATGCTTTTCTCCGTGCAGTGTTgtctttttataagagaaaatgaTATACAATTGTGGcgtcatttaaaaagtgtagcctcaggtattatagaaatcactcataaagcgtagccataggttgatatctataggttcactttttGTATCAAAGAGGATGCTTTTAGAGGGTAAcctatttgttaagttttgggtgcgTTTTAAAAGTGATGTTTAATGTATCTAGAGCAAAAAACTTGACGCTTGGTGAATTTTTTTCCTCTTAATTTTTTTCCTGTAAGCACGCACATTCAGCTCACACACTTAGTGAAATTTTGACCTATTCCCCCCAAAGCACCCTTTCATATCAGAGAAGGAAACCTCCAAAGCACCCATTCCCTCCAAAGCTCGTCATCTCTCTGCTCCAAAGCACGAAAAAACCCTTTCAGAGAAGATCGAAAACCCATTTAGAGAAGAAAACCCATTCCCTCCAAAGCTCGTCATCTCTCTGCTTCTTCACTATCGTCGCACCCCAGTCACCACTCACCCCCAGTCACCACTTACCGCCACACACCACTCATTTTATTtgaatgttttaattttttacaggGTCTTACATGTAAGTTCTATTTCACATTTTATCATCATCTTAAggtactctccttttgggttcatATAAAgtgttgttaatttttatatttgttctaTGAGACCAATACCTTGATACTgtgaaaataaatgaataaggaaaaaggacGATTTGTCAAAATTGGTTGAAAATACGGTGGTAGATACGAATGAAAGCAAGGGTTCAATTTGTAATATTTAGGAATGGGTTATCCTCTATGTAAGGATAGCTGCTGAATGAGCAATATGCCACTGTGTCAGATTgttcatatcaaaatttaaacCCTCTATTTCCCCCTGTATTGTCGTTTCTTTTAAATACTATATATAGTTAATTAGTCCGTTATGGAAGACATGCATAACTTCTGCCAAAGCTTCTAGAAATTTGATCCTTgcttactactactactactgtaCTAATTGTCAAGCATTTTTTGGTTTCAATATTCAATAGGCACACCACATACTATTCAAATTTGTATATATGAATATCTATAATTGTTGAAAGGGAAATGTCTTTGGTGAAGAATGAAGATTCACACTAAATTTacagaaaacatgaaaaaattttttatgactttttctcttattaaaaaaaaacaatccCCATTCAAAAGCATTCTTCACCATAGCATCATACTCAATAAAGTCCTTCAAATTGAACTTATATATTCTTGTAACCAATGGAGTGTTCCCCCCCCCCCCTAACCCTCTCCTAGAATTTAGTATTCTCTTTTCTTGGTGATGCCAATTTGAATGTTGCATTATAGGTTTTGAAGAGTTATGGACATATTGACGTACATCAAGAACAGCCTTATGGTGATATCAGATTGAATTTGACCCTTTCCTTGAATCGTCAATTTTGATAGTTTTGTTAAGTTGCTTGCAATACTTCAGGGTGCTGATGTAAATAGGTAAGAGTTCTAGCCTCTCTACAAGGTATGCTTGATTTAGATTTGCTTGATTTATATGTACAAAATCCTATAAATATAGGTACAAAATTagataaacattaaaaaagaaagaaactaaaCCAGAACAGCTTAAATCCACACAAATACAATTGATaaactgaaattgaaaacaaactgAAAATCACGTACCTGACTAGTAGATATGTATCAATGTGTTTCTCAAGATGAAATGTACTCTTCTTGTTTTCTCCTTTATCTTCACCATTTAGGACAAGGTTCTGTGAAAAATCATAATTCAAGATGAATAATATGAACTTAGCTATTCTTCAATTGGGACAAGGTTTGAAGGCTTATGCTTATATCTTGAGTGCTATCCATTTCTATAAACACAGCCTGCAGATTCCCATAGATTTCTGATTTGCTGTCTTTCTGCTTTATGCTTTCTTCGGCACTTGTAATCATCTTTCTTCTTATCAACTACAATTAAAAATTATAGTATCAAATCTCATATTCATCAATAAGACTTGCTGCTACTGATTCCAAACTTTGGGGCCTTCTTAATTAGTAATGGTTTCAAAATTTTTGGTACCCTTTCAAGCAGAATCTTAcatctttaatttatgttgttattacttgagttttctttttaaattattatagttAACTTGTTATTATTGTGATTCTATTCTGTTGGTTGATTCTATTAGTTGATTtatgttcttgttatttttctttttccatttttttgtttttactatGATTTTCTATTTAGGTTGTTACTATGATTTCTATACTATGATTTTTCTGTTGCCATCATCTTCGAACTGCTTTTCACTGCTCACGTAGCACCACCAGTGTCTGTTGTCTTTGCCGCCACTCCTCTGTTTCGCAGCCTCTGAGCCGCGAACTCCATCGCCGGTTCCATCTTCACCTGGCCGTTGAACACCCTTAACTTACACCACGAGGACAACGACTCACCTTTTGCCTTCTTTGATTACGCCTGCTGCTCTTCTACCCTGTGGTATCTGGTTCTGCCCTAATTTCCACCTTCTTCTaggttgtcttttttttttccaattatcCATGAGCATCAAAGCATACTCATAGTGCATGTAACTATTAGTACTAACTAGGCTGATTAGATTCCTAAACTACACTATTGAAAAACTTGTATAGTTTTCCTTTTGTTCCATTGGATGCCTATTGATTGGTGTTGGTTAAATTCGAAAACTACATTACTGGAAActtctatacttttatttttaaactattaaAATGGTACCTGAAAAATTTTGATGCTGACAAAAATAACCCAAAAGACGATTATGGATTCTATGGCTGTCCTATACACTCAGTGGCATGTTTAGAAGTTACATGAAATTAGATTGTGTTCATGACATAATTTTGTGGCAAAACATCACATGCATAAGGCATATGCATTCCATGCAAAAAAGGGTAACCGTCATTGGTGTAAATCTTCATAATTGAATTGGTAATGCTCCATCTGAAACACATGTATGAGAGACATTTGCATCTGAAGCTTAACAAAGGCTATGTATGATTCTTCATGTATAGGGTGTAGAATCAAGTGAAATAACTGAACTACCTAGTAGACAACATGGAAGAAGGCAAAATTTTATGTTGGAAATACCTGCAAGAAATCTTGATGAAGCAAGAGAGGAATTCTTGAGAATTAACATGCCTTCTACAAGCCCTGCTTTCTCCAGTATCAATGAGTTACAaccaaaaaataaatcaaatattaaaGCCCTTATTCCCAAACTTATCTTTAAGTTAGGGAACACTGAAAAGGCTTCAATTCTAGCACTTGAAGGTTCTTCCACAGAGGTGCCGAAAAAGCCTATGATTTCGAGGACATTATCTCTTACAAAGTTGATCACACCTAGAGGGAAGAAGATGTCGTCTTTACCCGTGACACCAATTGGAGGAAACGCAACCAATATGACAACATATGTGGTTAGCAGTGATCCAATTTTCTATTGAATTTTCATAGTTAGCATGCTTTGATCACAATGTTGAAATAAGTTGCTCTCTCAATAACCATGATTTAaacattttgttacaaaatgatTCATACTTTCCTCATTTTACAGAGAAAAGGACAGCAATCATCTCCATCGTTTGCGTTCATTTCTTGCACTTAACAAAGATAGGAACACATCAGTAGGTTTGATGAGTAATCTTTGTATACTATATCTAATTTTTAGTAGTAGATGTAGAATGTAATCTTTAGTAGTAGATGTATATATATAAGGAACTTAGTAATTGAGGGTTTGATGCGTTTCAAGTTTTGCTCACCTTCAAGGTGTTTGATACAATGTCAGTGTCAGAGTCAGCTTGCTTTCTAGtagcttttttatttgttttattttattgtgtgAATTTGCTTTTGGAATTTCCACTATTGGatccttgtttttgtttttgaatgtTGGCTTATCTGTTTTGTTATGGTAAGAAATATGCATGCTGAGATAGAGATAGGAAGCCTGCGCGTTTTGTTAATAATGTTGCTGGTTTGATTTATGAGCTTATTGATTGTATGCTCCGGGTGATTTTGCACTTGAGTTGTTTGATGAAATGCGCAATAGGCTTATATATGTAAAATCCAaaaaacttttataatttttgtatactaaaatcttgatataacaaaaatttcatttaatttttataattacgaatgtcattatgaatatttttctatataattatgtaggataacaatgaagattaagctgattattattgtggtttattggctaagatagagTACTGTTTAGAATCTTTACATGTATGGTTGACTAatgacttttattagaagatacttatgtatGTAGGATATATTTCTTTGtagagtattagtagtaaattctaagtgatATTATGGTTATTTTGATATGGGTATGCTTACTTTAGTGTAAGATGTATGAATTTTTACAATTAACTtcattctagtacttttggatcattattataaatatattttggttagagataatttttattatttaaaaaaattatttagtataattatgtatttatttttattttataatattcaactcatttaaataaaaatgcagaattattatacatgtaatcatat is a window from the Arachis hypogaea cultivar Tifrunner chromosome 17, arahy.Tifrunner.gnm2.J5K5, whole genome shotgun sequence genome containing:
- the LOC112765640 gene encoding cytochrome P450 CYP82D47-like yields the protein MLLYLDTIIAGVAGTLIISYCLYLAKRAALPPLDGHRKKPPMAAGRWPLIGHLHLLGGSGQLPYEKFGDLADLYGPIFSIRIGVHTAVVVSSWELAKECFTTLDAIVSSRPKFTAAKILTYDYVNFAFAPYGKFWREIRKIVASELLSAHRFEMLRGIRDSEVETSVKEIYRKCVDKSDVVEMKRWLGDLNLNTVLRMVAGKRYTARSEDEWREVGRIRRAFREFFRLTGVHVIGDAIPFLGWLDFGGQVKEMKKTAKEMDEIICEWLKDHRRRRECGDDDQSEAETEQDFIDVLLSVLHNGADLDGYDLDTVIKATSLMIISGATDTTAVTMIWTLSLLINHQHALKKVRDELDEQVGKERLVKESDINKLTYLQAVVKESMRLYPAGPLSGPREFTEDCTLGGYHIKAGTRMLLNIWKLHRDPRVWLDPLEFKPERFLTTHKDMDVKGQHFELLPFGGGRRSCPGITFGIQMTHLALAAFLHAFEVTTPFDAPVDMSASFGLTMMKATPLELLLKPRLSPSIYH